A genomic segment from Streptomyces antibioticus encodes:
- a CDS encoding MFS transporter, which produces MSSPATAPPAPNNLKRIVAASLIGTTIEWYDFFLYGSAAALVFNKLFFPDSDPLVGTLLSFLTYAVGFAARPLGALVFGHYGDRLGRKKLLVLSLLLMGGATFAIGLLPTHASIGAAAPVLLTVLRLVQGFALGGEWGGAVLLVSEHGDAERRGFWASWPQTGAPAGQLLATGVLSLLTAVLSDAAFGSWGWRIPFLLSGVLVIVGLWIRLSVDESPVFQQARERAEARKEDDERLPLVAVLRHHWRDVLVAMGARMAENISYYVITAFILVYATVSAGVSKQTALNAVLIGSAVHFAVIPAWGALSDRIGRRPVYLLGAVGIGLWMFPFFSLVDTGRFGSLVLAVTVGLVLHGAMYAPQAAFFSEMFATRMRYSGASIGAQFASVAAGAPAPLIATALLADYGSSTPIALYVIAAVLVTVVAVGVAQETRHRDLADVAPAPEAGPAPEAEAADARTV; this is translated from the coding sequence ATGTCGTCGCCCGCAACCGCTCCACCGGCCCCGAACAACCTCAAGCGCATCGTCGCCGCCAGCCTCATCGGCACGACCATCGAGTGGTACGACTTCTTCCTCTACGGTTCCGCCGCCGCGCTCGTCTTCAACAAGCTGTTCTTTCCCGACTCGGACCCGCTGGTCGGGACACTGCTGTCGTTCCTCACGTATGCCGTGGGATTCGCGGCGCGGCCGCTGGGCGCGCTGGTGTTCGGGCACTACGGCGACCGGCTCGGCCGGAAGAAGCTGCTGGTGCTGAGTCTGCTGCTGATGGGCGGGGCGACCTTCGCGATCGGGCTGCTGCCGACGCACGCCAGCATCGGGGCGGCCGCGCCCGTGCTGCTGACGGTGCTGCGTCTGGTGCAGGGCTTCGCGCTCGGCGGCGAGTGGGGCGGGGCCGTGCTCCTGGTCTCCGAGCACGGGGACGCCGAACGGCGCGGGTTCTGGGCCTCGTGGCCGCAGACCGGGGCGCCCGCGGGGCAGTTGCTGGCGACCGGTGTGCTGTCCCTGCTGACCGCCGTGCTGTCGGACGCGGCGTTCGGCTCCTGGGGCTGGCGGATCCCGTTCCTGCTCTCCGGCGTCCTGGTGATCGTCGGCCTGTGGATCCGGCTGTCCGTGGACGAGTCGCCCGTGTTCCAGCAGGCGCGGGAACGGGCCGAGGCCCGCAAGGAGGACGACGAGCGGCTGCCGCTGGTGGCCGTGCTCCGGCACCACTGGCGGGACGTGCTGGTGGCGATGGGGGCGCGCATGGCGGAGAACATCTCCTACTACGTGATCACCGCGTTCATCCTGGTCTACGCGACCGTCTCGGCCGGCGTCTCCAAGCAGACCGCGCTCAACGCCGTGCTCATCGGCTCGGCGGTGCACTTCGCCGTGATCCCGGCCTGGGGCGCGCTGTCCGACCGGATCGGCCGCCGCCCCGTCTATCTGCTGGGCGCGGTCGGCATCGGGCTGTGGATGTTCCCGTTCTTCTCGCTCGTGGACACCGGCCGCTTCGGCAGTCTCGTCCTCGCCGTGACCGTCGGACTGGTGCTGCACGGGGCGATGTACGCGCCGCAGGCCGCCTTCTTCTCCGAGATGTTCGCCACCCGGATGCGGTACTCGGGCGCGTCCATCGGCGCCCAGTTCGCCTCGGTCGCGGCGGGCGCCCCGGCGCCGCTGATCGCCACGGCGCTCCTCGCCGACTACGGCAGCTCGACGCCGATCGCGCTGTACGTGATCGCCGCGGTGCTGGTGACCGTCGTCGCGGTGGGCGTCGCCCAGGAGACCCGGCACCGTGATCTGGCCGACGTGGCTCCCGCCCCGGAGGCCGGCCCCGCGCCGGAGGCGGAGGCGGCGGACGCCCGGACCGTCTGA